One Carassius auratus strain Wakin chromosome 16, ASM336829v1, whole genome shotgun sequence genomic window carries:
- the LOC113115716 gene encoding uncharacterized protein LOC113115716 produces MADKLQKLVSQKKDVVETVMEVFEQGAEVLAGIAGDLFPVFSIAAPIVKLALDNVESKEAEYMKEQFQKVRDRLEVVSEEVQQINQEIKKSGIDATYFSVEENLTNQFRKFMDVLNAKPKFREVRKKTFLEHYNRTGGDKNLHTLYNAVTGDNFSGESVLEITLNYEQKSRRVVEEFCATLKKLFCIGLIALLGHSALKGDDDEEKLLQDWSERMKVVQDKMNVVIEDCINSFPTQAELDAKRIVRDQSDKSNQQLADLLVEHLKKKYDWVRWSVRVFNSPTGLFTNKKDFHGLTGKSRFQVSDDKLNVVVSYSASPEPLDKARIQSLISEQKKITMTPLAELLFETIPVSVVHTIKTSCKDLGFSSSFSDELHFFEEFKSFCVFLHSA; encoded by the coding sequence ATGGCCGATAAGCTGCAGAaacttgtttcacagaagaaggaTGTCGTGGAGACCGTCATGGAAGTCTTTGAGCAGGGTGCAGAGGTGTTGGCTGGCATCGCTGGTGATCTGTTCCCCGTGTTCTCCATCGCAGCTCCGATCGTGAAGCTGGCGCTGGATAACGTGGAAAGCAAAGAGGCCGAGTACATGAAGGAGCAGTTCCAGAAAGTGCGTGATCGCCTGGAAGTCGTTTCTGAAGAAGTCCAGCAGATAAACCAGGAGATCAAGAAGAGCGGCATAGATGCAACCTACTTCTCCGTGGAGGAGAACCTGACCAACCAATTCCGCAAATTCATGGACGTCCTGAATGCGAAACCTAAATTCAGAGAGGTCAGAAAGAAAACGTTCCTGGAGCACTACAACAGGACAGGGGGTGATAAAAACCTTCACACTCTTTATAATGCTGTAACCGGAGATAACTTCTCAGGAGAGTCTGTGCTGGAAATCACGCTGAATTACGAGCAGAAGAGCCGCAGAGTAGTGGAGGAGTTTTGCGCTACACTCAAGAAACTGTTCTGCATCGGTTTGATCGCCTTACTGGGACACTCGGCACTGAAAGGCGATGACGATGAGGAGAAGCTGCTTCAAGATTGGAGCGAGAGGATGAAAGTGGTGCAGGATAAAATGAACGTCGTGATTGAAGACTGCATCAACAGTTTTCCGACACAGGCCGAGCTGGACGCCAAACGCATTGTGAGAGACCAAAGCGACAAAAGCAACCAGCAACTGGCCGACTTGCTGGTGGAGCACCTGAAAAAGAAGTACGACTGGGTGCGCTGGTCAGTCCGTGTCTTTAACTCCCCCACCGGCCTGTTCACCAACAAGAAAGACTTCCACGGTTTGACGGGAAAGAGCCGCTTTCAGGTGTCAGATGACAAGCTAAACGTTGTGGTCTCCTACAGCGCCTCGCCTGAACCCCTCGATAAAGCCCGGATACAGAGCCTGATTTCAGAGcagaagaagatcacgatgaCGCCCTTGGCTGAACTGCTTTTTGAGACAATCCCTGTTAGCGTGGTTCACACTATCAAGACCTCATGCAAAGATCTGGGCTTCTCCAGCAGCTTCTCTGACGAGCTGCACTTCTTTGAGGAGTTCAAGAGCTTCTGTGTCTTTCTTCATTCTGCTTAA